A region of Cardinium endosymbiont of Sogatella furcifera DNA encodes the following proteins:
- a CDS encoding UvrD-helicase domain-containing protein — protein MTLFMAELLIYRASAGSGKTHVLVTRYIQWALRYPDAFKHILAVTFTNHATQEMKQRILAYLYSLSIGQETVVQEMLRLTGWGHAQLQRRSKEVLARMVYQYGDFSVTTIDSFFYKLIQTFAQSMGLPHQFAIEMDESLALQETIEALSTLDEPLLQKWMVDFALTKLLAGKSWHIKSHIQELGKALFDESFKLHEQALLTAFEQPERWFHFVATTQACWHGFEEKMQQIGQTALNILKQEGLTPADFSYGTKGVIGYFLKLASKKELQPTKRAIQGSDDLTSWYKKKHPSDAIARVVETLLHPLLMEAMTLHAQEGLAYRTAMVRARFTYAFGMIGALLIGLERYRSQNHLLFISDVSVLLYQAIQGSDTPFLYEQVGNQFHHLLIDEFQDLSLFQWMNIKPLVRNGLAQGHSSLVVGDVKQSIYRWRGSNWKLLNHQVAAEFKESTIHGLTTNRRSKEAVVLFNNCFFKRAAGQLVDYLEATLPPMEPLANELAQMRRAYDDVVQQPDLQPGGYVEFFLLRSEQKADDVMVMHTQQAFIALLERLQKEGIPAKDIVVLVRNHREATLLAHTTATYKVVSDYAYVLGSHMAIKVLIHTLYYLHNEYDLINIAAWIETYASCTSSSMGHHDRLYKASDIHKLIPQSFWVQKEFLKNTSVYNCVQLVIACLFHLPHDFGDVLAFFQSIVLNSFLTGTTSIEAFLVWWEKKGRMIKLPISHQDHVIKAMTIHQAKGLAFKVVIIPFCSWGLDHPSQHGPILWSLHHAQPSYFPIWPIGYGAALKETHYAQDYYLEQIQIHLDNLNLLYVAFTRAAAQLYVMAPLPGKMEGMTTVADVIYQSLQLPESLCGTGVPRATDIEETALGTRFCFS, from the coding sequence ATAACCCTCTTTATGGCTGAATTATTGATTTATCGTGCTTCTGCAGGTTCTGGTAAAACCCATGTATTGGTAACCCGTTACATTCAATGGGCCCTACGTTATCCAGATGCCTTTAAGCATATCTTGGCAGTAACCTTTACCAATCATGCGACCCAAGAAATGAAGCAGCGGATTCTAGCCTATTTGTATAGTTTATCTATTGGACAAGAGACTGTTGTACAAGAGATGTTGCGTCTAACAGGGTGGGGGCATGCACAACTACAGCGGCGCAGCAAGGAAGTATTAGCTAGGATGGTCTACCAGTATGGTGATTTTTCAGTTACCACCATCGATAGCTTCTTTTATAAACTTATTCAAACTTTTGCCCAATCGATGGGGTTGCCGCATCAGTTTGCCATTGAAATGGATGAATCGTTGGCTTTACAAGAAACTATAGAGGCGTTATCTACTTTAGATGAACCTTTGCTGCAAAAATGGATGGTGGACTTTGCACTTACCAAGCTATTGGCAGGTAAAAGTTGGCATATTAAAAGCCACATTCAGGAGCTAGGTAAGGCACTTTTTGATGAATCATTTAAGCTACATGAACAAGCATTATTAACCGCTTTTGAGCAGCCAGAGAGATGGTTTCACTTTGTGGCCACCACACAAGCATGTTGGCATGGTTTTGAAGAAAAGATGCAACAGATTGGTCAAACTGCCCTCAACATATTGAAGCAAGAGGGCCTTACACCAGCAGATTTTTCCTATGGTACCAAAGGGGTAATTGGTTATTTTTTAAAATTAGCCAGCAAAAAAGAGCTGCAGCCAACCAAACGAGCCATTCAAGGCAGTGATGATCTAACCAGTTGGTATAAAAAAAAACATCCATCTGATGCTATCGCTAGGGTAGTAGAGACGTTACTCCATCCTCTATTGATGGAGGCGATGACCTTGCATGCACAAGAGGGCTTAGCCTATAGAACCGCTATGGTGCGTGCCCGTTTTACCTATGCCTTTGGTATGATTGGTGCTTTATTGATAGGGTTAGAGCGGTATAGATCCCAAAACCATCTTTTGTTTATATCCGATGTGTCTGTCTTACTCTACCAAGCCATTCAAGGCAGTGATACCCCCTTCTTATATGAGCAAGTAGGTAATCAATTCCATCATTTGCTTATAGATGAATTTCAAGATCTTTCTCTTTTTCAATGGATGAATATCAAGCCATTGGTACGCAATGGGCTTGCACAAGGCCATAGTAGTTTAGTCGTAGGAGATGTGAAACAATCTATTTACCGTTGGCGTGGCAGCAATTGGAAACTTTTGAACCATCAAGTAGCAGCAGAATTTAAGGAAAGCACCATCCATGGTTTAACGACCAATAGGCGCAGCAAAGAGGCGGTCGTATTATTTAACAATTGTTTTTTTAAAAGAGCTGCTGGCCAATTGGTTGATTATCTCGAAGCCACCTTGCCCCCTATGGAGCCATTAGCCAACGAGTTGGCCCAAATGAGGCGGGCCTATGATGACGTCGTACAACAACCCGATCTGCAACCAGGTGGCTATGTAGAATTTTTTTTGCTTCGTTCTGAACAAAAAGCAGATGATGTTATGGTTATGCATACGCAACAAGCCTTTATAGCGTTACTAGAACGTTTGCAAAAAGAGGGCATTCCAGCAAAGGATATAGTGGTATTGGTGCGGAATCATCGTGAAGCTACTTTGCTAGCCCACACCACTGCTACCTATAAGGTCGTATCAGACTATGCCTATGTTTTAGGGAGCCATATGGCCATAAAAGTACTCATACATACATTGTATTATCTTCATAATGAATATGATTTGATTAATATAGCTGCTTGGATAGAGACCTATGCTAGTTGTACCTCATCCAGTATGGGGCACCATGATAGATTGTACAAAGCAAGTGATATACACAAGCTCATTCCCCAATCTTTTTGGGTCCAAAAAGAATTTTTAAAAAATACATCTGTTTATAACTGTGTGCAGCTAGTGATTGCCTGTTTATTTCATCTCCCTCATGACTTTGGCGATGTGTTGGCTTTTTTTCAGAGTATCGTTTTAAATAGTTTCCTTACCGGCACTACTTCTATAGAAGCCTTTTTAGTCTGGTGGGAAAAAAAAGGCCGCATGATCAAGCTGCCCATTAGCCATCAGGACCATGTGATCAAGGCAATGACCATTCATCAAGCCAAGGGGCTAGCTTTTAAGGTAGTCATTATACCCTTTTGTAGTTGGGGTTTGGACCATCCGTCCCAACATGGCCCCATTTTATGGAGCCTACACCATGCGCAACCTTCCTATTTTCCTATATGGCCCATAGGCTATGGTGCAGCACTTAAAGAAACCCATTATGCGCAAGACTATTACCTAGAACAAATTCAAATCCATCTTGATAACCTTAATCTCCTCTACGTAGCGTTTACAAGAGCTGCTGCACAACTCTATGTGATGGCCCCATTGCCAGGTAAAATGGAAGGTATGACTACTGTTGCTGATGTAATCTACCAATCTTTGCAGCTACCAGAGTCTCTATGCGGAACAGGCGTACCACGGGCAACTGATATAGAAGAAACTGCTCTTGGGACTAGGTTTTGTTTTAGCTGA